From Eptesicus fuscus isolate TK198812 chromosome 13, DD_ASM_mEF_20220401, whole genome shotgun sequence, the proteins below share one genomic window:
- the RAB3IL1 gene encoding guanine nucleotide exchange factor for Rab-3A isoform X5, with amino-acid sequence MVSAPLRPASQPHPDEGCPPPLEAVPVSWKSQSRREPPGALVGTPAGEGAHGEEDPAAQLDVSRLRSSSMEIREKGSEFLKEELHKAQKELKLKDEECERLSRVREQLERELEELTASLFEEAHKMVREANTKQAASEKQLKEARGKIDMLQAEVTALKTLVITSTPASPNRELHPQLLSPTKAGPRKGHLRHKSTSSALCPIACPAAGHILTPDKEGKELGPPPLLSLLLCVVPSKAVRLTYEPAWQLPPGERPAAPASATSLSCSRQVDTTLFAEFQAWRESPTLDKDSPFLGRVYREDVGPCLDFTAQELSALVRAAVEDNTLTIEPVASHTPPTVKAAAAAGYGSTNTCALSGLARACRHRIRLGDSESHYYISPSSRARITAVCNFFTYIRYIQQGLVRQDGGLGLAGAQSRSNSCPRPGRRTGRRRGSQP; translated from the exons ccagccccacccggaCGAGGGCTGCCCACCGCCCCTCGAAGCTGTCCCGGTCTCCTGGAAGAGCCAGAGCCGCAGGGAGCCCCCGGGAGCCCTGGTGGGGacccctgcaggggagggggcccaCGGCGAGGAGGACCCCGCCGCCCAGCTGGACGTGTCTCGCCTGCGCAGCTCGTCCATGGAGATCCGCGAGAAGGGCTCAGAGTTCCTGAAGGAGGAGCTGCACAAAGCCCAGaag GAGCTAAAGCTGAAGGATGAGGAGTGTGAGCGGCTGTCCAGGGTCCGGGAGCAGCTGGagcgggagctggaggagctgacGGCCAGCCTGTTTGAG gaagcccacAAGATGGTCCGAGAAGCCAACACGAAGCAGGCGGCATCAGAAAAGCAGCTGAAAGAGGCTCGGGGCAAG ATCGACATGCTGCAGGCGGAGGTGACAGCCTTGAAGACGCTGGTCATCACGTCCACACCCGCCTCTCCCAACCGCGAGCTGCACCCCCAGCTGCTGAGTCCCACCAAGGCCGGGCCCCGCAAGGGCCACTTGCGCCATAAGAGCACCAGCAGTGCCCTGTGCCCCATCGCGTGCCCTGCTGCAGGCCACATCCTCACCCCGGACAAGGAAGGCAAAGAG CTCGGGCCGCCCCCcctcctgtccctgctcctctgtgtgGTCCCCAGTAAGGCGGTCCGCCTCACCTACGAGCCGGCCTGGCAGCTCCCGCCTGGGGAGCGGCCCGCAGCCCCCGCCTCCGCTACCTCTCTCTCCTGTTCCCGCCAG GTGGACACCACCCTGTTTGCGGAGTTCCAGGCCTGGAGGGAGTCGCCCACCTTGGACAAGGACAGCCCCTTCCTGGGAAGGGTGTACCGCGAGGACGTGGGGCCCTGCCTGGACTTCACGGCGCAGGAG CTCTCGGCGCTGGTGCGGGCGGCCGTGGAGGACAACACGCTCACCATCGAGCCCGTGGCTTCGCACACGCCGCCCACGGTGAAGGCAGCCGCCGCCGCTGGATACGGCAGCACCAA CACGTGTGCCCTGAGCGGCTTGGCCCGCGCCTGTCGCCACCGAATCCGGCTCGGGGACTCCGAGAGTCACTACTACATCTCGCCATCGTCCCGGGCCAGG ATCACTGCTGTGTGCAACTTCTTCACCTACATCCGCTACATCCAGCAAGGCCTGGTGCGGCAGGATG GAGGCCTAGGCCTGGCAGGGGCTCAGAGCCGGAGCAACAGCTGCCCCCGGCCCGGCAGGCGGACAGGAAGACGGCGCGGGAGCCAGCCCTGA
- the RAB3IL1 gene encoding guanine nucleotide exchange factor for Rab-3A isoform X4 → MAPSSHLPTVPEPFPLGPQLFQPHPDEGCPPPLEAVPVSWKSQSRREPPGALVGTPAGEGAHGEEDPAAQLDVSRLRSSSMEIREKGSEFLKEELHKAQKELKLKDEECERLSRVREQLERELEELTASLFEEAHKMVREANTKQAASEKQLKEARGKIDMLQAEVTALKTLVITSTPASPNRELHPQLLSPTKAGPRKGHLRHKSTSSALCPIACPAAGHILTPDKEGKELGPPPLLSLLLCVVPSKAVRLTYEPAWQLPPGERPAAPASATSLSCSRQVDTTLFAEFQAWRESPTLDKDSPFLGRVYREDVGPCLDFTAQELSALVRAAVEDNTLTIEPVASHTPPTVKAAAAAGYGSTNTCALSGLARACRHRIRLGDSESHYYISPSSRARITAVCNFFTYIRYIQQGLVRQDGGLGLAGAQSRSNSCPRPGRRTGRRRGSQP, encoded by the exons ccagccccacccggaCGAGGGCTGCCCACCGCCCCTCGAAGCTGTCCCGGTCTCCTGGAAGAGCCAGAGCCGCAGGGAGCCCCCGGGAGCCCTGGTGGGGacccctgcaggggagggggcccaCGGCGAGGAGGACCCCGCCGCCCAGCTGGACGTGTCTCGCCTGCGCAGCTCGTCCATGGAGATCCGCGAGAAGGGCTCAGAGTTCCTGAAGGAGGAGCTGCACAAAGCCCAGaag GAGCTAAAGCTGAAGGATGAGGAGTGTGAGCGGCTGTCCAGGGTCCGGGAGCAGCTGGagcgggagctggaggagctgacGGCCAGCCTGTTTGAG gaagcccacAAGATGGTCCGAGAAGCCAACACGAAGCAGGCGGCATCAGAAAAGCAGCTGAAAGAGGCTCGGGGCAAG ATCGACATGCTGCAGGCGGAGGTGACAGCCTTGAAGACGCTGGTCATCACGTCCACACCCGCCTCTCCCAACCGCGAGCTGCACCCCCAGCTGCTGAGTCCCACCAAGGCCGGGCCCCGCAAGGGCCACTTGCGCCATAAGAGCACCAGCAGTGCCCTGTGCCCCATCGCGTGCCCTGCTGCAGGCCACATCCTCACCCCGGACAAGGAAGGCAAAGAG CTCGGGCCGCCCCCcctcctgtccctgctcctctgtgtgGTCCCCAGTAAGGCGGTCCGCCTCACCTACGAGCCGGCCTGGCAGCTCCCGCCTGGGGAGCGGCCCGCAGCCCCCGCCTCCGCTACCTCTCTCTCCTGTTCCCGCCAG GTGGACACCACCCTGTTTGCGGAGTTCCAGGCCTGGAGGGAGTCGCCCACCTTGGACAAGGACAGCCCCTTCCTGGGAAGGGTGTACCGCGAGGACGTGGGGCCCTGCCTGGACTTCACGGCGCAGGAG CTCTCGGCGCTGGTGCGGGCGGCCGTGGAGGACAACACGCTCACCATCGAGCCCGTGGCTTCGCACACGCCGCCCACGGTGAAGGCAGCCGCCGCCGCTGGATACGGCAGCACCAA CACGTGTGCCCTGAGCGGCTTGGCCCGCGCCTGTCGCCACCGAATCCGGCTCGGGGACTCCGAGAGTCACTACTACATCTCGCCATCGTCCCGGGCCAGG ATCACTGCTGTGTGCAACTTCTTCACCTACATCCGCTACATCCAGCAAGGCCTGGTGCGGCAGGATG GAGGCCTAGGCCTGGCAGGGGCTCAGAGCCGGAGCAACAGCTGCCCCCGGCCCGGCAGGCGGACAGGAAGACGGCGCGGGAGCCAGCCCTGA
- the RAB3IL1 gene encoding guanine nucleotide exchange factor for Rab-3A isoform X7: MWSGQPHPDEGCPPPLEAVPVSWKSQSRREPPGALVGTPAGEGAHGEEDPAAQLDVSRLRSSSMEIREKGSEFLKEELHKAQKELKLKDEECERLSRVREQLERELEELTASLFEEAHKMVREANTKQAASEKQLKEARGKIDMLQAEVTALKTLVITSTPASPNRELHPQLLSPTKAGPRKGHLRHKSTSSALCPIACPAAGHILTPDKEGKEVDTTLFAEFQAWRESPTLDKDSPFLGRVYREDVGPCLDFTAQELSALVRAAVEDNTLTIEPVASHTPPTVKAAAAAGYGSTNTCALSGLARACRHRIRLGDSESHYYISPSSRARITAVCNFFTYIRYIQQGLVRQDAEPMFWEVTRLRKEMSLAKLGFFPQEA; encoded by the exons ccagccccacccggaCGAGGGCTGCCCACCGCCCCTCGAAGCTGTCCCGGTCTCCTGGAAGAGCCAGAGCCGCAGGGAGCCCCCGGGAGCCCTGGTGGGGacccctgcaggggagggggcccaCGGCGAGGAGGACCCCGCCGCCCAGCTGGACGTGTCTCGCCTGCGCAGCTCGTCCATGGAGATCCGCGAGAAGGGCTCAGAGTTCCTGAAGGAGGAGCTGCACAAAGCCCAGaag GAGCTAAAGCTGAAGGATGAGGAGTGTGAGCGGCTGTCCAGGGTCCGGGAGCAGCTGGagcgggagctggaggagctgacGGCCAGCCTGTTTGAG gaagcccacAAGATGGTCCGAGAAGCCAACACGAAGCAGGCGGCATCAGAAAAGCAGCTGAAAGAGGCTCGGGGCAAG ATCGACATGCTGCAGGCGGAGGTGACAGCCTTGAAGACGCTGGTCATCACGTCCACACCCGCCTCTCCCAACCGCGAGCTGCACCCCCAGCTGCTGAGTCCCACCAAGGCCGGGCCCCGCAAGGGCCACTTGCGCCATAAGAGCACCAGCAGTGCCCTGTGCCCCATCGCGTGCCCTGCTGCAGGCCACATCCTCACCCCGGACAAGGAAGGCAAAGAG GTGGACACCACCCTGTTTGCGGAGTTCCAGGCCTGGAGGGAGTCGCCCACCTTGGACAAGGACAGCCCCTTCCTGGGAAGGGTGTACCGCGAGGACGTGGGGCCCTGCCTGGACTTCACGGCGCAGGAG CTCTCGGCGCTGGTGCGGGCGGCCGTGGAGGACAACACGCTCACCATCGAGCCCGTGGCTTCGCACACGCCGCCCACGGTGAAGGCAGCCGCCGCCGCTGGATACGGCAGCACCAA CACGTGTGCCCTGAGCGGCTTGGCCCGCGCCTGTCGCCACCGAATCCGGCTCGGGGACTCCGAGAGTCACTACTACATCTCGCCATCGTCCCGGGCCAGG ATCACTGCTGTGTGCAACTTCTTCACCTACATCCGCTACATCCAGCAAGGCCTGGTGCGGCAGGATG CAGAGCCCATGTTCTGGGAGGTCACGAGGCTGCGGAAGGAGATGTCGCTGGCCAAGCTGGGCTTCTTCCCCCAGGAGGCCTAG